A segment of the Chryseobacterium scophthalmum genome:
GTTCTACAGGACCGCATTTGCATTATGAAGTACACAAAAACAATGCTCCGGTAAACCCGAAGTTGTTTATGAGTTTATAAAATAATTTATTTGTATAAAAAGTTTCGGCGGCACCAAAGGTGCCGCCGAAACTTTTTATATTTATTGGATCGGTTTTCATCGGATTTTATCCGATGCTTTGTTAAACCGTCCCTTTGGGACTCTAAAGAAAATTAATACGCTGCTGTGAATCTTTCACGGATGTGATTGTTTTGCTCCAGTTCATCAACCAAAACAACAGCAACATCTTCTACAGAAAGTACGCTTCTCCCCTCTTCATTGAATACCGGATTTTCTAGAGCGGTTCTGTATTTTCCGGTTCTGATTCCTGCTGTTCCTGGATGCATTTCGATTGCGGGGCTAAAAAAAGTCCAATCTAAAGTTGTATTTTCTTTAATTTTATTTAAATAATCTCTTGCCGCAGTTGCTCCTGGCTTGATGTCTGCCGGAAAATCTGGTCCATCAACCAATTGATTTCCGTCGATGAATAAGCTTCCTGCTCCACCAACTGTAATAAATCTTTTCACCCCTGATTTTTCAACTGCTTTTTCGATATTGATTGAACCGTTTAGAAAATCATTGTAAAGATTAGGATTCGTCCAACCTGCATTAAAGGTATTGATTACAGCATCATTTCCTTTCAAAGCTTCTGCTAAGTCGTCTACATTATTTACATCAACACTTTTTGCTTTTACGTTTTCAGTTTCATTTACTTTCGATGCATCTCTTACGATTGCTTTCACTTCAAAACCTCTGTTTTCAAGTTCTTTTACTACTTGTGTTCCCACAAATCCTGTTGCACCAATTACTGCTACTTTTTTGTTCATACTTTTTTTATTTATTTTTAAAGGAATTCAAGAACCTTTCGGTTTCATTTGATACTATTTTATTTAAATTAATTGTAATAAATCTTGTTACATTTTAAGTCAAAAATTTTTTATTCGAAATGTTCGGTAAATTTTTTTAACGATTTATCTCCTAAAAATTGACAGACCAATACATCTGTTTCTGTAAAAAGTTGTCCTAAATGAGTATTAATATTTTTCCCAACAGGACAAGCCGGATTAGGATTGTTATTTTTTTTACCTAAAACTTCGGAGTTTTTTACCGCTGAATAAATTTCAGAAATACTGATGTCTGAAGCGTTTTTTGCTAACTGACTTCCTCCTTCTTTCCCTTTTCGGCTAATAATCAAACCGACTTCTTTTAAAACACCAATTTCTTTACGAACAATTACAGGATTTACATTAATACTTCCGGCAAGCCAATCAGAAGTAAGCCACTCCTGAGGAAATTTTGACAACAGGGTCATGATATGTATCGCCGTAGCAAATCTTGTATTATTCATAATTACTCTGCAAAGATACAAATATTATAATTGTAACAAAATTAATTACAATTAAATTCTTAATTGCAATTAATTTATATAGAAACTATTGAGTCTAATTTTGCTAAATAAAACGGTTATTGATGATCATAACTTAGAACGTCACTCAAAATCCAGTTGCCGTTTTTCTTAATCCAGACTGAGGTAAATTTTGCTTTTCCACCTAAAACATCCTGTTTATTTTTTTCACGAATATAAAATTGATGCTCTCCGTTTTGTATTGCACCATACAGTTCACCGTTATTGTATAGTGGGAAAACTTCTAAACTGTTTTCAATTACTTTTCTAATTGGCTTTTGCGATGGGTTTGAACAGATATTCTGTTTTGTTCT
Coding sequences within it:
- a CDS encoding NAD(P)-dependent oxidoreductase; its protein translation is MNKKVAVIGATGFVGTQVVKELENRGFEVKAIVRDASKVNETENVKAKSVDVNNVDDLAEALKGNDAVINTFNAGWTNPNLYNDFLNGSINIEKAVEKSGVKRFITVGGAGSLFIDGNQLVDGPDFPADIKPGATAARDYLNKIKENTTLDWTFFSPAIEMHPGTAGIRTGKYRTALENPVFNEEGRSVLSVEDVAVVLVDELEQNNHIRERFTAAY
- a CDS encoding Rrf2 family transcriptional regulator, coding for MNNTRFATAIHIMTLLSKFPQEWLTSDWLAGSINVNPVIVRKEIGVLKEVGLIISRKGKEGGSQLAKNASDISISEIYSAVKNSEVLGKKNNNPNPACPVGKNINTHLGQLFTETDVLVCQFLGDKSLKKFTEHFE
- a CDS encoding nuclear transport factor 2 family protein, whose translation is MTKKLNISIFILFFFFGNFNAQIDKNSPLFLELKKQDSLFFERGFNNCDIAYLEKSVDENLKFYHDRGGFQDKKLFLERTKQNICSNPSQKPIRKVIENSLEVFPLYNNGELYGAIQNGEHQFYIREKNKQDVLGGKAKFTSVWIKKNGNWILSDVLSYDHQ